A region of Terriglobales bacterium DNA encodes the following proteins:
- the cydB gene encoding cytochrome d ubiquinol oxidase subunit II, producing the protein MPTLWFLLVALMLVAYVVLDGFDLGAGAIHLMAGRRDQERATIIRAIGPVWDGNEVWLLAAGGTLYFAFPQLYASAFSGFYLPLMMVLWLLILRAIGIEFRIHSTSHVWRSFFDTIFSVASALLAIFYGAALGNVVRGVPLNASGYFFAALWTHWRVGPDPGILDWYTVLCGVVALVALTLHGALYIALKTEDEVNQRSRKIATVLWPVLVAVTLLSLIATLAIRPQVMANFRDYPIGFGIPLLVVVALAGILYFHLRNNEKAAFLSSCVYLAGMLGGAAFGLYPNVLPAINDPALSLTIHNTATGEYAYRVALIWWVLGMIIAVTYFVYLYRIFRGKVTAETGGYGH; encoded by the coding sequence ATGCCGACACTTTGGTTCTTGCTCGTAGCCTTGATGCTGGTTGCGTATGTGGTGCTGGATGGCTTTGATCTGGGCGCAGGCGCCATTCACCTGATGGCGGGAAGAAGAGACCAGGAAAGGGCGACGATCATCCGCGCCATCGGTCCGGTGTGGGACGGCAACGAAGTTTGGCTGCTTGCAGCCGGGGGCACTCTCTACTTCGCCTTTCCACAGCTTTATGCCTCGGCATTCAGCGGATTCTACCTGCCGCTCATGATGGTGCTGTGGCTCCTGATTCTGCGGGCCATAGGGATTGAGTTTCGCATACACAGCACCAGCCACGTGTGGCGATCATTCTTCGATACGATTTTTTCGGTCGCTAGCGCGCTGCTGGCAATTTTCTACGGCGCGGCCCTTGGCAATGTGGTTCGGGGCGTGCCGCTCAACGCCAGCGGCTATTTCTTCGCGGCATTGTGGACGCACTGGAGGGTGGGCCCTGATCCCGGCATTCTCGATTGGTACACGGTGTTATGTGGCGTGGTTGCCCTGGTTGCGCTCACTTTGCATGGTGCGCTTTATATCGCGCTAAAGACCGAAGACGAAGTCAATCAACGCTCGCGGAAGATCGCCACGGTGCTTTGGCCGGTGCTGGTAGCGGTGACCTTGCTGAGCCTGATTGCAACGCTTGCTATCCGTCCCCAGGTGATGGCGAATTTTCGCGACTATCCCATTGGATTCGGAATTCCGCTGCTGGTAGTTGTCGCGCTGGCTGGAATTCTCTATTTCCATCTGCGGAACAACGAGAAGGCCGCATTCCTCTCGTCCTGTGTTTATCTTGCAGGAATGCTCGGTGGAGCGGCCTTCGGACTCTATCCCAACGTCCTGCCTGCCATCAACGACCCGGCCCTCAGTCTGACGATTCACAATACGGCCACCGGTGAATACGCCTATCGAGTCGCCCTGATCTGGTGGGTGCTCGGCATGATCATCGCTGTTACATATTTCGTTTACCTGTACCGCATATTCCGCGGCAAGGTCACTGCCGAGACCGGCGGGTATGGGCACTGA
- a CDS encoding Mrp/NBP35 family ATP-binding protein, with translation MPQPSGPQPIPGVDAIITVGSGKGGVGKTTLSVNLALALAKLGYKIGLLDADVYGPNVPLMLGSTTQPAVTPKNTIEPPVRFGLKVISVGFLNPGDKPLIWRGPMLHQMIREFIQRVEWGQLDYLIVDLPPGTGDVAISLIQTVPVTGAIVVTTPSDVSLQDGRKAIEMFRQVKVDIVGLVENMSYFVCPHCQHEIDIFSKGGGKRTAEQFGIDFLGNIELDPNIRKGGDTGNPVALEGENSPHAKSLYAFTRRVVERVKEIVASTPANVIQIQ, from the coding sequence ATGCCGCAGCCTTCGGGACCACAGCCGATCCCAGGCGTCGATGCAATTATCACGGTCGGATCGGGTAAGGGAGGCGTGGGAAAGACCACGCTGTCGGTGAACCTGGCGCTTGCCTTGGCCAAGCTTGGCTACAAAATCGGACTGCTGGATGCGGATGTTTATGGTCCCAATGTGCCTCTGATGCTGGGCTCTACGACTCAACCCGCGGTTACCCCTAAGAACACGATTGAGCCGCCGGTGCGCTTTGGCCTGAAAGTGATTTCGGTGGGTTTCCTGAATCCGGGGGACAAACCCTTGATCTGGCGCGGTCCCATGCTGCACCAGATGATTCGCGAGTTCATCCAGCGCGTGGAATGGGGCCAGTTGGATTATCTAATTGTGGATCTGCCGCCCGGTACCGGAGACGTTGCTATCTCTCTTATTCAGACCGTACCTGTAACGGGCGCAATTGTGGTGACCACGCCATCCGATGTTTCCCTGCAAGATGGCCGTAAGGCGATCGAGATGTTTCGTCAGGTAAAGGTGGACATTGTGGGCCTGGTTGAGAACATGAGCTATTTTGTCTGCCCTCATTGCCAGCACGAGATCGACATTTTTTCCAAGGGCGGAGGCAAGAGAACCGCCGAGCAGTTCGGTATCGACTTCCTGGGCAACATCGAGCTTGACCCGAACATCCGCAAAGGCGGCGATACTGGGAATCCGGTGGCACTTGAAGGAGAAAACTCTCCGCACGCCAAGTCGCTCTATGCCTTTACCCGACGGGTGGTCGAGAGAGTCAAAGA